Part of the Fimbriimonadaceae bacterium genome, TGCACCCTAAGATTCGAGAACAATATGGAATCTCCAGCAAATCGGATGCTGCTTATGTCGGTACGGGCGAAATGGATGACGTGTGGCACGGGCGATGGTATGTCGTGCCATTTCTTTTCGTTGGATCGCTACGTCGAATCCTATTCCCCGAAACCGGCAAGAACATCCCGTTTGAAATCCGAAACTACGCCTATTTGGATTGCTTTGGTCGTGAAACGGTCACGTGGAAACGATCGTTTTCTTTCCCATCGAAACAACGCGAGTTTGACGAATTCTTTGTATACAGCGAATCCCGCGGAACACCTATTCTGTACGCCGGTACTCATCAACACCTGTCTGTTGATTTGCATTTCGCGGTTGATGACGATGGTTCGATGATCGTTACCACCGGGAAACAACGTCTATTTGTCGGCCCTCTGACAATTCCTTTTCCACGGTTTTTCTCAGGCGACGCATATGTTCGCGAATCGTACAATGATTCGACAGATCGCTTTGAGGTGGAAGTATCCATTACCAACTCGTTTTGGGGTAAAATACTCGGCTATCAGGGTTCGTTTGATCTAGAACGAATTCCATGTGGCCGACATGAGATTCCTGATGGAACAATTCCCATTCGTGAAAATCGTCGCGAGTGATCGGCATATAACAATGCAATGAACCGAAGTCGCGGAACCGGGCGGCTTGAAATGGACAATCTACTCCCGCGACTCTGTTATCGCGGACGTTCTAGCTCCGCGCCCCAGCCGACACGGGCCCACCCCTCGGCGTTCGTAACCGGGTCGAGCGCTCGCGCGCGGCACAGAGCTGGAGATTGGGTACGTTCTCCAGATGAAGAAGAGACGTGGCCACTACTGCTGGGTGTGCGGCCGAGTCCGTCCAAATGAGAAGTTCTCGGGAGCCGGGCATCGTGATCACATCTGCAAAGAGTGCGTGTCGATGCGGCGGCGCGAGCTGCGGGCGGGGAGATCGAAGGTCGAGGGGTCACCGGACAACATGCCGATGCAGGAGGACCAGCCTTCGGCCGGCTGCTGATCGGCAGGGCGTTAGGCGTCGCTCGCGCATCCTGAGAACGAGAGTCAAGCAGAACACCCCTTCCTCGCCATGAGCCTTTGCCCGCACTGCAACGAAAAGATACCTGCGAGCACCATCGTACTCGCTCCGTGCCCAATCTGGATTTCGTGCCCCAAGTGCCGAACTGCGTTGACTGCCGACACCTTCATCAGAGTTCAGGGCGTCATCATCGTCATCGTGACGGCCGCATTTGAATTCTTCGTCATGCGACATTTTGCTTTTTGGCGGGTCCGGATTCTTTGGCTCGTTGCGGGCGTGGTCGCC contains:
- a CDS encoding DUF4166 domain-containing protein, with amino-acid sequence HPKIREQYGISSKSDAAYVGTGEMDDVWHGRWYVVPFLFVGSLRRILFPETGKNIPFEIRNYAYLDCFGRETVTWKRSFSFPSKQREFDEFFVYSESRGTPILYAGTHQHLSVDLHFAVDDDGSMIVTTGKQRLFVGPLTIPFPRFFSGDAYVRESYNDSTDRFEVEVSITNSFWGKILGYQGSFDLERIPCGRHEIPDGTIPIRENRRE